Sequence from the Bacillus sp. BGMRC 2118 genome:
GATGTATGCAACCCATCAAACTGTGAAAGGTGTTCTTTTAACGATAATTCCTTCAATATTTTTCCCCTCTTTCATTTCCCGAACCTCATCATATTTCTTTTAGGCTTCTCTTCATAAACGGTGTTACTATAAAACAACGAAAAGCACCAAAACCTTGAGACCATTATGTTGAACGGCATATACCGAAACAACAATTTATTCGAAAACAGTCTTCTATTAGCACATTCATTTGTTGTAAATATCCGTCAATGTCATATATATTGTTATGAAGTTTCAAATGACTTCACAATAGGATAGTTATGAGTATCCCCAAACTCACAAGCACTATTATATTACAAATAATGGCGTATTACTCAAAAATTTCATCTGACAACATTGTCTCTCAAATGATAATATTATTTTACAAGAACTAATATTCTTATGTGCAAAAATGTTATTTTGTTGAAGCGTTTTCTTGACGCACTTTATAGGTAGGAGTAAAATGAACATGTCGCATTTTTACGAAAACTCGTTATGCAAAGGTTTTCAATTTGTTTATGTTGTTAAGTTATCAAGGGGGGTAAAACATGGCTAAAAATCGTGAGTTTTTTAACCGTAGATTGCATTCATTATTAGGTGTTATACCTGTAGGTCTTTTCCTAGTACAACACTTAGTAGTAAACCAATTTGCAACAAAAGGTGCAGAGTCATTTAATAGAGCTGCACAATTTATGGAACACTTGCCGTTCCGTTATTTATTAGAGGCTGTCGTTATTTTTCTACCATTACTTTATCATGCTGTATATGGACTTTATATTGCTTTTACTGCGAAAAATAACGTTAGCAACTACGGATTTGTCCGCAACTGGCTGTTCTACATCCAACGTGTGACAGGTGTTATTACACTTATTTTCGTAGCATGGCATGTTTGGGAAACAAGAATTGCAGCAGCGTTTGGTACAGAAGTTAACTATGATATGATGGAAGCGATCTTAAGCAATCCGTTTATGCTAGTATTCTACATCATTGGTGTTGTATCAACTGTATTCCACTTTGCGAACGGTTTATGGTCTTTCTTAGTAAGCTGGGGAATTACTGTAACACCACGTTCTCAAGTAATTTCAACTTATGTAACATTAGCTATTTTCGTTGCTCTTTCTTATGTAGGAGTACGTACAATATTTGCTTTTATTGATCCTTCATTAGCAAATCTATAAAATAAAACTAGTATTACAGTAATGCTAGAATATGATTTTAGAATAGTATCTTTTTAGATGGTGTCATGTTTCTAGACCTTTTAAAAAGAACCTTAATAGAGGAAGTGAGCTAAAAATGAGTAAAGGGAAAATCGTAGTTGTCGGTGGAGGACTAGCAGGTCTAATGGCGACTATTAAAGCGGCAGAAGCTGGAGTTTCAGTAGATTTATTTTCACTTGTACCAGTAAAACGTTCTCACTCAGTTTGTGCACAAGGTGGAATTAATGGTGCTGTAAATACAAAGGGTGAAGGTGACTCACCTTGGGAACACTTTGATGATACAGTATATGGTGGAGACTTTTTAGCAAATCAGCCACCAGTAAAGGCAATGGCTGAGGCTGCACCAGGAATTATCCACTTAATGGACCGTATGGGAGTAATGTTTAACCGTACTCCAGAGGGTTTACTAGATTTCCGTCGTTTCGGTGGAACACAGCATCACCGTACTGCTTTCGCAGGAGCTACAACAGGTCAACAATTACTTTATGCTTTAGATGAGCAAGTACGTCGCTATGAAGTAGCGGGTCTTGTTCAAAAGTATGAAGGTTGGGAATTTTTAGGTTCTGTTTTAGATGATGAAGGCGTTTGTCGAGGTGTCATTGCCCAAAACCTAACATCAATGGAAATTAAATCATTCCCAGGTGACGCTGTTATTATGGCATCTGGTGGCCCTGGAATTATTTTCGGTAAGACTACAAACTCTGTAATTAATACAGGATCTGCTGCATCAATCGTATACCGCCAAGGTGTACATTATGCTAACGGAGAATTTATTCAAATTCACCCTACTGCTATTCCAGGAGACGATAAGCTGCGATTAATGAGTGAATCAGCTCGTGGAGAAGGTGGACGAGTTTGGACATATAAAGATGGTAAGCCATGGTACTTCTTAGAAGAGAAATACCCTGCTTATGGTAACTTAGTACCGCGTGATATAGCTACTCGTGAAATCTTTGATGTGTGTGTCGAGCAAAAGTTAGGTATTAATGGAGAAAACATGGTTTACCTTGACCTTTCTCACAAAGACCCTAAAGAGCTTGATATTAAGCTTGGTGGAATTATTGAAATCTATGAGAAATTCATGGGTGAAGATCCACGTAAAGTACCAATGAAGATTTTCCCTGCCGTTCACTATTCAATGGGTGGATTATGGGTAGAT
This genomic interval carries:
- a CDS encoding succinate dehydrogenase, which encodes MAKNREFFNRRLHSLLGVIPVGLFLVQHLVVNQFATKGAESFNRAAQFMEHLPFRYLLEAVVIFLPLLYHAVYGLYIAFTAKNNVSNYGFVRNWLFYIQRVTGVITLIFVAWHVWETRIAAAFGTEVNYDMMEAILSNPFMLVFYIIGVVSTVFHFANGLWSFLVSWGITVTPRSQVISTYVTLAIFVALSYVGVRTIFAFIDPSLANL
- the sdhA gene encoding succinate dehydrogenase flavoprotein subunit, which gives rise to MSKGKIVVVGGGLAGLMATIKAAEAGVSVDLFSLVPVKRSHSVCAQGGINGAVNTKGEGDSPWEHFDDTVYGGDFLANQPPVKAMAEAAPGIIHLMDRMGVMFNRTPEGLLDFRRFGGTQHHRTAFAGATTGQQLLYALDEQVRRYEVAGLVQKYEGWEFLGSVLDDEGVCRGVIAQNLTSMEIKSFPGDAVIMASGGPGIIFGKTTNSVINTGSAASIVYRQGVHYANGEFIQIHPTAIPGDDKLRLMSESARGEGGRVWTYKDGKPWYFLEEKYPAYGNLVPRDIATREIFDVCVEQKLGINGENMVYLDLSHKDPKELDIKLGGIIEIYEKFMGEDPRKVPMKIFPAVHYSMGGLWVDYDQMTNIPGLFAAGECDYSMHGANRLGANSLLSAIYGGMVAGPNAVKYIKGLSKSAEDISSSVFDRYVKQEEERIQKIMSMDGTENAYVIHKELGEWMTDNVTVVRTNAKLLKTDEKIQELMERYQNININDTAKWSNQGASFTRQLDNMLHLARVITIGAYNRNESRGAHYKPEFPERNDEEFLKTTMAKYTEEGPQFHYEDVDTSLIQPRKRDYSKKKGE